From Variovorax sp. PMC12, the proteins below share one genomic window:
- a CDS encoding D-hexose-6-phosphate mutarotase: protein MEISSIEFRGQPAVCARGADGSSLTVALHGAQVLSWITADGVERLYLSPRAIFDGQAAIRGGVPICCPQFNQRGMLPKHGFMRNLPWETQATDTPDTLRLTLRDSEATRKLWPHAFEARLEATLAAGKLRLALTLLNTDHAPWTFAAALHTYLRVDDIAQVRLEGLQGANRWDSLRDDRHVETAPALHFDAEFDSVYAAPPKPLRLVQPAGTLEISQSASCTETVVWNPGAVLGAKLADMPEDGFRHMLCVEAARIDEPVLLAPGAQWQGWQQLCVS, encoded by the coding sequence ATGGAAATCAGCTCGATCGAGTTTCGCGGCCAGCCCGCCGTATGCGCCCGTGGCGCCGACGGCAGCAGCCTCACCGTGGCGCTGCACGGCGCGCAAGTGCTCTCCTGGATCACGGCCGACGGGGTGGAAAGGCTTTACCTGAGCCCGCGCGCCATATTCGACGGGCAGGCGGCCATCCGCGGCGGCGTGCCGATATGTTGCCCGCAATTCAACCAGCGCGGCATGCTGCCCAAGCATGGTTTCATGCGCAACCTGCCTTGGGAAACCCAGGCCACCGACACACCTGACACTCTCAGGCTGACATTGCGCGACAGCGAAGCCACCCGCAAGCTCTGGCCGCACGCTTTCGAGGCACGGCTCGAAGCCACCCTGGCCGCCGGCAAGCTGCGCCTGGCGCTCACGCTGCTCAACACCGACCATGCGCCCTGGACCTTCGCCGCGGCGCTGCACACCTACCTGCGGGTCGACGACATCGCCCAGGTGCGCCTCGAAGGGCTGCAGGGGGCCAACCGTTGGGATTCGCTGCGCGACGACCGCCATGTGGAAACCGCGCCGGCGTTGCATTTCGACGCCGAATTCGACAGCGTGTATGCCGCGCCGCCCAAGCCGCTGCGGCTGGTGCAGCCCGCCGGCACGCTCGAAATCTCTCAAAGCGCCAGTTGCACCGAAACCGTGGTCTGGAACCCCGGTGCCGTGCTGGGTGCGAAACTCGCCGACATGCCCGAAGACGGCTTTCGCCACATGCTCTGCGTCGAGGCTGCCCGCATCGACGAGCCGGTGCTGCTGGCACCCGGCGCCCAATGGCAGGGCTGGCAACAGCTTTGCGTTTCCTGA
- the hisG gene encoding ATP phosphoribosyltransferase: MITLALSKGRIFEETMPLLAAAGIEVTEDPEKSRKLILETTRPDVRVVLVRASDVPTYVQYGGADLGVTGLDVLLENGNQGMYQPLDLRIAACRLSVAVRADYDYASAVKQGSRLRVATKYVGLARDFFASKGVHVDLIKLYGSMELAPLTGLADAIVDLVSTGNTLKANHLVEVERIMDISARLVVNQAALKLKREPIRHIIDAFASAIPSS; this comes from the coding sequence ATGATCACATTGGCGCTTTCCAAGGGCCGCATCTTCGAAGAGACGATGCCCCTGCTGGCCGCGGCCGGCATCGAGGTCACCGAAGACCCCGAGAAGTCGCGCAAGCTGATTCTCGAAACCACCCGGCCCGACGTGCGCGTGGTGCTGGTGCGCGCCTCCGACGTGCCCACCTACGTGCAGTACGGCGGCGCCGACCTCGGCGTGACCGGGCTCGACGTGCTGCTGGAGAACGGCAACCAGGGCATGTACCAGCCGCTCGACCTGCGCATCGCCGCCTGCCGCCTGAGCGTGGCCGTGCGCGCCGACTACGACTACGCCTCCGCCGTGAAGCAGGGCTCCCGCCTGCGCGTGGCCACCAAGTACGTGGGCCTGGCACGCGACTTCTTCGCCAGCAAGGGCGTGCACGTCGATCTGATCAAGCTCTACGGCAGCATGGAGCTGGCGCCGCTGACCGGGCTGGCCGACGCCATCGTCGACCTGGTCTCCACCGGCAACACGCTCAAGGCCAACCACCTCGTCGAGGTAGAACGCATCATGGACATCAGCGCGCGCCTGGTGGTGAACCAGGCGGCGCTCAAGCTCAAGCGCGAGCCGATCCGCCACATCATCGACGCGTTCGCGTCGGCCATTCCGTCCTCCTGA
- the hisF gene encoding imidazole glycerol phosphate synthase subunit HisF: MLAKRIIPCLDVTGGRVVKGVNFLELRDAGDPVEIAARYNAQGADELTFLDITATSDGRDLILPIIEAVASQVFIPLTVGGGVRTVADVRRLLNAGADKTSFNSAAIADPNVIDAASQKYGSQCIVVAIDAKRRTPEEAATRGAGWDVYSHGGRKNTGLDAVEWAAEMVRRGAGEILLTSMDRDGTKSGFDLALTRAVSDAVGVPVIASGGVGSLDDLADGIQNGGADAVLAASIFHYGEFTVGQAKARMAERGIPVRS, translated from the coding sequence ATGCTTGCCAAACGCATCATTCCCTGCCTCGACGTCACCGGCGGCCGAGTCGTCAAGGGCGTCAACTTCCTCGAACTGCGCGACGCCGGCGATCCGGTCGAGATCGCGGCGCGCTACAACGCGCAGGGCGCCGACGAGCTGACCTTCCTGGACATCACCGCCACCAGCGACGGCCGCGACCTGATCCTGCCGATCATCGAGGCCGTGGCTTCGCAGGTCTTCATTCCCCTGACCGTGGGCGGCGGCGTTCGCACCGTGGCCGACGTGCGCCGGCTGCTCAACGCCGGCGCCGACAAGACCAGCTTCAATTCGGCCGCCATCGCCGACCCGAACGTGATCGACGCCGCCTCGCAGAAATACGGCTCGCAATGCATCGTGGTGGCCATCGATGCCAAGCGACGCACGCCGGAAGAAGCCGCCACGCGCGGCGCCGGCTGGGACGTCTACAGCCACGGCGGGCGCAAGAACACCGGCCTCGACGCCGTCGAGTGGGCCGCCGAGATGGTCCGCCGGGGCGCCGGCGAGATCCTGCTGACCAGCATGGACCGCGACGGCACCAAGAGCGGCTTCGACCTGGCGCTGACCCGTGCGGTGAGCGACGCGGTCGGCGTGCCGGTGATCGCCTCGGGCGGCGTGGGCAGCCTGGACGACCTGGCCGACGGCATCCAGAACGGCGGCGCCGACGCGGTGCTGGCCGCCAGCATCTTCCACTACGGCGAATTCACGGTCGGACAGGCCAAGGCCCGCATGGCGGAGCGCGGAATCCCCGTGCGCAGCTGA
- the hisC gene encoding histidinol-phosphate transaminase, whose amino-acid sequence MTAPESARPPLDRIRSDVRSMHAYAVQDARGLVKLDAMENPFGLPPALQAELGARLGALALNRYPGDRGADLRRALAAHAQMPEGFALMLGNGSDELISLLAIACDLPGATVLAPLPGFVMYAMSAQLQGLKFAGVPLTADFELDEAAMLAAIAREKPAIVYLAYPNNPTANLWNDAVLERVVEAQGAQGGLVVIDEAYQPFAARSYIDRLAKHGHVLLMRTLSKFGLAGIRLGYLMGPAALVAEIDKVRPPYNISVLNCECALFALEHAEVFEAQARQIREERERLMTGLGRLPGVRTWPSDANMILLRVPDAAKTFEGMKARGVLVKNVSKMHELLANCLRLTVGTADENARMLAALEASL is encoded by the coding sequence ATGACCGCTCCCGAATCCGCCCGCCCGCCGCTCGACCGCATCCGCAGCGACGTGCGGTCCATGCATGCCTACGCGGTTCAGGACGCGCGCGGCCTCGTCAAGCTCGACGCAATGGAAAACCCCTTCGGCCTGCCGCCCGCGCTGCAGGCCGAGCTGGGCGCGCGGCTCGGCGCGCTGGCGCTCAACCGCTATCCCGGCGACCGCGGCGCCGATCTGCGGCGCGCGCTGGCGGCCCACGCGCAGATGCCCGAAGGCTTCGCGCTGATGCTGGGCAACGGCTCGGACGAGCTGATCTCGCTGCTGGCCATTGCCTGCGACCTGCCCGGCGCGACGGTGCTGGCGCCGCTGCCCGGCTTCGTCATGTATGCCATGAGCGCGCAGCTGCAGGGCCTGAAGTTCGCCGGCGTGCCGCTCACGGCCGACTTCGAGCTCGACGAGGCCGCCATGCTGGCCGCCATCGCGCGAGAAAAGCCCGCCATCGTCTACCTGGCCTACCCGAACAACCCGACCGCCAATCTCTGGAACGACGCCGTCCTGGAGAGAGTCGTCGAGGCCCAGGGCGCGCAGGGCGGCCTGGTGGTGATCGACGAGGCCTACCAGCCCTTCGCCGCCCGCAGCTACATCGACCGCCTGGCGAAGCACGGCCACGTGCTGCTGATGCGCACCCTCAGCAAGTTCGGCCTGGCCGGCATCCGGCTGGGCTACCTCATGGGGCCGGCGGCGCTGGTCGCCGAGATCGACAAGGTGCGCCCGCCCTACAACATCAGCGTGCTCAACTGCGAGTGCGCGCTGTTCGCGCTGGAGCACGCCGAGGTGTTCGAGGCCCAGGCCCGCCAGATCCGAGAGGAGCGCGAGCGCCTCATGACGGGGCTCGGCCGCCTGCCGGGCGTCAGGACCTGGCCCAGCGACGCCAACATGATCCTGCTGCGCGTGCCCGACGCGGCCAAGACCTTCGAAGGCATGAAGGCTCGCGGGGTTCTGGTGAAGAACGTTTCTAAAATGCACGAACTGCTCGCAAACTGCCTGCGCCTCACCGTCGGAACGGCCGACGAGAACGCGCGGATGCTCGCGGCGCTCGAAGCCTCACTATGA
- the hisB gene encoding imidazoleglycerol-phosphate dehydratase HisB, translating to MTTPTSQDSGDRIASVTRNTAETKITVSVNLDGTGRAKLSTGIGFFDHMLDQIARHGLIDLDIDCQGDLHIDGHHTVEDVGITLGQAVAKAIGDKKGIRRYGHAYVPLDEALSRVVIDFSGRPGLVMHVPFTSGMIGTFDSQLTYEFFQGFVNHAFVTLHIDNLKGVNAHHQCETVFKAFARAMRGALELDPRSAGVIPSTKGSL from the coding sequence ATGACCACCCCCACCAGCCAGGACAGCGGCGACCGCATCGCGTCCGTCACCCGCAACACCGCCGAAACGAAGATCACCGTCAGCGTCAACCTCGACGGCACCGGCCGCGCCAAGCTCTCCACCGGCATCGGCTTCTTCGACCACATGCTCGACCAGATCGCCCGCCACGGGCTGATCGACCTCGACATCGACTGCCAGGGCGACCTGCACATCGACGGCCACCACACGGTGGAAGACGTCGGCATCACGCTGGGCCAGGCCGTGGCCAAGGCCATCGGCGACAAGAAGGGCATCCGCCGCTACGGCCACGCCTACGTGCCGCTCGACGAAGCCCTGAGCCGCGTCGTCATCGACTTCTCGGGCCGCCCCGGCTTGGTGATGCACGTGCCCTTCACCAGCGGCATGATCGGCACCTTCGACAGCCAGCTCACCTACGAGTTCTTCCAGGGCTTCGTGAACCACGCCTTCGTCACGCTGCACATCGACAACCTCAAGGGCGTCAATGCGCATCACCAGTGCGAGACCGTGTTCAAGGCCTTCGCGCGCGCCATGCGCGGCGCGCTGGAGCTCGACCCGCGTTCCGCCGGCGTCATTCCCTCGACCAAGGGCTCGCTCTGA
- a CDS encoding AAA family ATPase: MLSALAIANYRSLRQLTVPLGRLTVVTGANGSGKSSVYRAMRLLADIANGGVIRSLVREGGLSSTLWAGPERFSAAMLRGELPVQGTTRSEPVALKLGFAGTTAEDFGYAIDIGLPPPVPSTAFSHDPEIKHEAIWSGPLLRLSTQLVDRKGAALRLREGKGWQAVGRPIPAFASMMTEHADPRDAPEMLTLREQMRSWRFYDHFRSDAEAPARQPQLGTRTPVLANDGADLAAALQTIREIGDGEALDRAVDDAFPGARVEVRASGDRFETLMHQHGLLRPLTAAELSDGTLRYLLWIAALLTPRPPALLVLNEPETSLHPDLLPALGRLIAQAARGSQVIVVSHAARLIAALENSDGVQPVVLEKRFGETRIANLDMSEIPRWEWPAR, translated from the coding sequence GTGCTTTCCGCGCTCGCCATCGCCAATTACCGCTCGCTGCGGCAACTGACGGTGCCGCTGGGCCGGCTCACGGTCGTGACCGGGGCCAACGGCAGCGGCAAGTCGAGCGTGTACCGGGCGATGCGGCTCTTGGCCGACATCGCCAACGGCGGGGTGATCCGTTCGCTGGTGCGCGAAGGCGGGCTGTCTTCCACGCTGTGGGCGGGGCCGGAGCGCTTCTCGGCGGCCATGCTGCGCGGGGAACTGCCGGTGCAGGGCACCACGCGCAGCGAGCCGGTCGCGCTCAAGCTCGGCTTTGCCGGCACCACGGCCGAAGACTTCGGCTACGCCATCGACATCGGCCTGCCGCCGCCCGTGCCGTCGACGGCCTTCTCGCACGACCCTGAAATCAAGCACGAGGCCATCTGGAGCGGCCCGCTGCTGCGGCTGTCGACGCAACTGGTCGACCGCAAGGGCGCGGCGCTGCGCCTGCGCGAAGGCAAGGGCTGGCAGGCCGTCGGCCGGCCGATTCCGGCCTTCGCCAGCATGATGACCGAGCACGCCGACCCGCGCGACGCGCCCGAGATGCTCACGCTGCGCGAGCAGATGCGCTCCTGGCGCTTCTACGACCACTTCCGCTCCGACGCCGAGGCGCCCGCGCGCCAGCCGCAGCTGGGCACCCGCACGCCGGTGCTGGCCAACGACGGCGCCGACCTGGCCGCGGCGCTGCAGACCATCCGCGAGATCGGCGACGGCGAAGCGCTCGACCGCGCGGTGGACGACGCTTTTCCGGGTGCCCGCGTGGAGGTGCGCGCCTCCGGCGACCGCTTCGAGACGCTGATGCACCAGCACGGCCTGCTCAGGCCCCTGACGGCCGCCGAGCTGTCCGACGGCACGCTGCGCTACCTGCTGTGGATCGCGGCGCTGCTCACGCCGCGTCCGCCCGCGCTGCTGGTGCTCAACGAGCCCGAGACCAGCCTGCACCCCGACTTGCTTCCAGCCCTCGGCCGGCTTATCGCGCAGGCCGCGCGCGGCTCGCAGGTGATCGTGGTGTCGCACGCCGCGCGGCTGATTGCCGCGCTGGAGAACAGCGACGGCGTGCAGCCCGTGGTGCTGGAGAAACGGTTCGGCGAGACGCGCATCGCCAACCTCGACATGAGCGAGATCCCGCGCTGGGAGTGGCCGGCCCGCTGA
- the hisH gene encoding imidazole glycerol phosphate synthase subunit HisH, which produces MKSVANTVAVVDYGMGNLHSVSQAVRHAADQVGVEVFVTSDPDVVRKATRVVLPGQGAMPDCMRELRDSGLQESVLEAAASKPLFGVCVGMQMMLSRSDEGPTDGLGLIPGEVVKFDLAGRLQADGSRFKVPQMGWNQVRQARPHAVWAGIPDLSYFYFVHSFYARPADAVHSVGEADYGASFTAAIARDNIFATQFHPEKSADHGLQLYRNFLHWNP; this is translated from the coding sequence ATGAAATCTGTAGCAAATACCGTCGCCGTCGTCGACTACGGCATGGGCAACCTGCACTCCGTGTCGCAGGCCGTGCGCCATGCGGCCGACCAGGTGGGCGTGGAGGTGTTCGTCACCTCCGACCCCGACGTGGTACGCAAGGCCACCCGCGTGGTGCTGCCGGGGCAGGGCGCCATGCCCGACTGCATGCGCGAGCTGCGCGACTCCGGCCTGCAGGAATCGGTGCTCGAGGCGGCGGCCAGCAAGCCGCTGTTCGGCGTGTGCGTGGGCATGCAGATGATGCTGTCGCGCAGCGACGAGGGCCCGACCGACGGCCTCGGCCTCATACCGGGCGAGGTCGTCAAGTTCGACCTGGCCGGGCGGCTGCAGGCCGACGGCAGCCGCTTCAAGGTGCCGCAGATGGGCTGGAACCAGGTTCGCCAGGCCCGCCCGCATGCGGTGTGGGCGGGTATTCCCGACCTGAGCTACTTCTACTTCGTGCACAGCTTCTACGCCCGTCCGGCCGACGCCGTGCACAGCGTCGGCGAGGCCGACTACGGCGCGAGCTTTACCGCAGCCATTGCACGCGATAACATTTTTGCAACCCAGTTCCACCCGGAGAAGAGTGCGGACCACGGGCTTCAGCTCTACCGAAACTTCCTCCACTGGAATCCATGA
- the hisA gene encoding 1-(5-phosphoribosyl)-5-[(5-phosphoribosylamino)methylideneamino]imidazole-4-carboxamide isomerase, with protein MLLIPAIDLKDGHCVRLKQGDMDQSTIFSEDPAAMARKWVEAGARRLHLVDLNGAFAGKPQNHAAIKAILKEVGDDIPVQLGGGIRDLDTIERYIDDGLRYVIIGTAAVKNPGFLKDACSAFGGHIIVGLDAKDGKVATDGWSKLTGHEVADLGKKFEDYGVESIIYTDIGRDGMLSGINIEATVKLAQALTIPVIASGGLSNMADIDKLCAVESDGVEGVICGRAIYSGDLDFAAAQARADELAA; from the coding sequence ATGCTCCTCATTCCCGCCATTGATCTCAAAGACGGCCACTGCGTTCGCCTCAAACAGGGCGACATGGACCAGTCCACCATCTTCAGCGAAGACCCCGCTGCCATGGCCCGCAAATGGGTCGAGGCCGGCGCGCGGCGGCTGCACCTGGTCGATCTGAACGGCGCCTTCGCGGGCAAGCCGCAGAACCACGCGGCGATCAAGGCGATCCTGAAAGAAGTGGGCGACGACATCCCGGTGCAGCTCGGCGGCGGCATCCGCGACCTCGACACCATCGAGCGCTACATCGACGACGGCCTGCGCTACGTGATCATCGGCACCGCCGCGGTCAAGAACCCGGGCTTCCTGAAAGATGCCTGCAGCGCCTTCGGCGGCCACATCATCGTGGGCCTGGACGCCAAGGACGGCAAGGTCGCCACCGACGGCTGGAGCAAGCTCACGGGCCACGAGGTGGCCGACCTGGGCAAGAAGTTCGAGGACTACGGCGTCGAGTCGATCATCTACACCGACATCGGCCGCGACGGCATGCTCTCGGGCATCAACATCGAGGCCACCGTCAAGCTGGCGCAGGCGCTGACCATTCCGGTGATCGCCTCTGGCGGCCTGTCGAACATGGCCGACATCGACAAGCTCTGCGCGGTCGAGTCCGACGGCGTCGAGGGCGTGATCTGCGGCCGCGCCATCTATTCGGGCGATCTCGACTTCGCCGCCGCGCAGGCCCGCGCGGACGAACTGGCAGCCTGA
- a CDS encoding amino acid ABC transporter substrate-binding protein: protein MLFAAVALAAAAVAAQAQELTGTLAKVRASGTIAIGYRESSVPFSFLNTRKEPIGYSIELCRSLVSAIEDAVDKSLAIKWVPVTSDSRIDAVVNGQVDLECGSTTNNLERQKRVSFSPTMFVSGTKVLVRKGSPIKSFRDLAGKKVAVTAGTTNEKTLRDLSAKFKLGIDLLVARDHAESFGLVKSGQADAFATDDVLLYGLIAQDAARASYEVVGDFLSYDPYGIMYRKDDPQLNKVVVDAFQVLAEDGEIERQYKRWFLRKLPTGESIDLPMSAQLQTIIQTMSVKAE from the coding sequence ATGCTGTTCGCGGCCGTGGCGCTGGCCGCGGCGGCTGTTGCCGCCCAGGCGCAGGAACTCACCGGCACGCTGGCCAAGGTGCGCGCCAGCGGCACCATCGCCATCGGCTACCGCGAGTCGTCGGTGCCGTTCTCGTTCCTCAACACGCGCAAGGAACCCATCGGCTATTCGATCGAGCTGTGCCGCTCGCTGGTGAGCGCCATCGAGGACGCGGTGGACAAGAGCCTCGCCATCAAGTGGGTGCCCGTCACCTCGGACTCGCGCATCGACGCGGTCGTGAACGGCCAGGTCGACCTGGAGTGCGGCTCGACCACCAACAACCTCGAACGCCAGAAGCGCGTGAGCTTCTCGCCGACGATGTTCGTCTCCGGCACCAAGGTGCTGGTGCGCAAGGGCTCGCCGATCAAGTCGTTCCGCGACCTCGCCGGCAAGAAGGTGGCGGTGACGGCCGGCACCACCAACGAGAAGACGCTGCGCGACCTGTCGGCCAAGTTCAAGCTCGGCATCGACCTGCTGGTGGCGCGCGACCACGCGGAGTCGTTCGGGCTCGTGAAGAGCGGGCAGGCCGATGCCTTCGCGACCGACGACGTGCTGCTCTACGGCCTGATCGCGCAGGACGCCGCCAGGGCCAGCTACGAGGTGGTCGGCGACTTCCTCTCCTACGACCCCTACGGGATCATGTACCGCAAGGACGATCCGCAGCTGAACAAGGTCGTCGTCGACGCCTTCCAGGTGCTGGCGGAAGACGGCGAGATCGAGCGGCAGTACAAGCGCTGGTTCCTGCGCAAGCTGCCGACCGGGGAAAGCATCGACCTGCCGATGAGCGCGCAGCTGCAGACGATCATCCAGACGATGTCGGTGAAGGCCGAATAA
- the hisD gene encoding histidinol dehydrogenase: MTLKAAPARLSTTSASFDAEFKARLHWSADDDAAIEKVVADILADVQKRGDEAVLEYTRRFDGLGAAAVSELELTQADFKEAFDSLPEDQRAALQAAADRVRSYHEAQKKASGESWSYRDVDGTLLGQKVTPLDRVGIYVPGGKAAYPSSLLMNAIPAHVAGVGEIIMVVPTPVKGSVATGGSGGESSTKGERNVLVLAAAYVAGVTRAFTIGGAQAVAALAYGTATVPAVDKITGPGNAYVAAAKRRVFGTVGIDMIAGPSEILVLADGSTPPDWVAMDLFSQAEHDELAQSILLCPDAAYIDRVQAEIDRLLPAMPRAEIIAASLNGRGALIHTKSMEEACEISNRIAPEHLEVSSSEPNRWEPLLRHAGAIFLGAFTSESLGDYCAGPNHVLPTSGTARFSSPLGVYDFQKRSSLIEVSEAGAQVLGPVAVTLAEGEGLQAHAEAARMRLRKI, translated from the coding sequence ATGACTCTGAAAGCAGCCCCCGCCCGACTGTCCACGACTTCAGCCAGCTTCGACGCTGAATTCAAGGCGCGGCTGCATTGGTCCGCGGACGACGACGCGGCCATCGAGAAGGTCGTGGCCGACATCCTGGCCGACGTGCAGAAGCGGGGCGACGAGGCGGTGCTGGAGTACACCCGCCGCTTCGACGGGCTCGGCGCGGCTGCCGTGTCGGAGCTCGAGCTGACGCAAGCCGATTTCAAGGAAGCCTTCGATTCGCTGCCTGAAGACCAGCGCGCTGCGCTGCAAGCCGCGGCCGACCGTGTGCGCAGCTATCACGAGGCGCAGAAGAAGGCCAGCGGCGAAAGCTGGAGCTATCGCGACGTGGACGGCACGCTGCTGGGCCAGAAGGTCACGCCGCTGGACCGCGTCGGCATCTACGTGCCCGGCGGCAAGGCGGCCTATCCGTCCAGCCTGCTGATGAACGCGATCCCGGCGCATGTGGCCGGCGTCGGCGAAATCATCATGGTCGTGCCGACGCCTGTGAAGGGCAGCGTTGCGACCGGCGGCTCCGGCGGCGAATCGTCGACGAAAGGCGAGCGCAACGTGCTGGTGCTCGCCGCCGCCTACGTGGCAGGCGTGACGCGCGCTTTCACCATCGGCGGCGCCCAGGCCGTGGCCGCGCTGGCCTACGGCACCGCCACCGTTCCCGCCGTCGACAAGATCACCGGCCCCGGCAACGCCTACGTGGCCGCCGCCAAGCGCCGCGTGTTCGGCACCGTGGGCATCGACATGATCGCCGGCCCGAGCGAGATCCTGGTGCTGGCCGACGGCAGCACGCCGCCCGACTGGGTGGCCATGGACCTGTTCAGCCAGGCCGAGCACGACGAACTCGCCCAGAGCATCCTGCTGTGCCCCGACGCGGCCTACATCGACCGCGTGCAGGCCGAGATCGACCGCCTGCTGCCCGCCATGCCGCGCGCGGAAATCATCGCCGCTTCGCTCAACGGCCGCGGCGCACTGATCCACACGAAGAGCATGGAAGAGGCCTGCGAGATCAGCAACCGCATCGCCCCCGAACACCTCGAAGTGAGCAGCAGCGAGCCCAACCGGTGGGAGCCGCTGCTGCGCCACGCCGGCGCGATCTTCCTCGGTGCCTTCACCAGCGAAAGCCTGGGCGACTACTGCGCCGGTCCCAACCACGTGCTGCCCACCAGCGGCACGGCGCGCTTCTCCAGCCCGCTGGGCGTGTACGACTTCCAGAAGCGCTCCAGCCTGATCGAGGTCAGCGAAGCCGGCGCCCAGGTGCTCGGCCCCGTCGCCGTCACGCTGGCCGAGGGCGAGGGCCTGCAGGCGCACGCAGAGGCCGCGCGCATGCGCCTGCGTAAGATCTGA
- a CDS encoding dicarboxylate/amino acid:cation symporter, giving the protein MKKKLPMAAWILIAMVLGILVGYMIFTSFPDKKAAKEIADYVSIVSDVFLRLIKMLIGPLVFSTLVVGIAHMGDAKSVGRVFGKAIGWFLTASLVSLVIGLVMANLLKPGENLGLPLPDIGASANLATSKFTLKDFVSHTVPKSFVEAMANNEILQIVVFSMFFGVALASLGDKAKTLVAAIEELSHAMLKITGYVMKLAPLAVLAAMAATVAVNGLGILLKFAVFMGDFYLGLFVLWGVLTLAGFLFLGPRVFKLLVLIKEAFLLSFATASSEAAYPKILQALDRFGVKRKISSFVMPMGYSFNLDGSMMYCTFAVLFIAQAYDIHMPISTQVTMLLILMLTSKGMAGVPRASLVVIAATLNHFDIPEAGLLLILGVDTFLDMGRSATNAVGNSIATAVVAKWEGELLSESDAEINAKALDEEASATLAHPTHA; this is encoded by the coding sequence ATGAAAAAGAAGCTGCCGATGGCTGCCTGGATCCTGATCGCCATGGTGCTCGGTATCCTCGTGGGCTACATGATCTTCACGAGCTTTCCGGACAAGAAGGCCGCGAAGGAAATTGCCGACTACGTCTCCATCGTCTCGGACGTGTTCCTGCGCCTCATCAAGATGCTGATCGGGCCGCTGGTGTTTTCCACGCTGGTGGTGGGCATCGCGCACATGGGCGACGCCAAGTCGGTCGGCCGCGTCTTCGGCAAGGCCATCGGATGGTTCCTGACCGCGTCGCTGGTCTCGCTGGTGATCGGCCTGGTCATGGCCAACCTGCTCAAGCCTGGCGAGAACCTGGGCCTGCCGCTGCCCGACATCGGCGCCTCGGCCAACCTCGCGACCTCCAAGTTCACGCTGAAGGACTTCGTGAGCCACACGGTGCCCAAGTCCTTCGTCGAGGCCATGGCCAACAACGAGATCCTGCAGATCGTGGTGTTCTCGATGTTCTTCGGCGTGGCGCTCGCCTCGCTGGGCGACAAGGCAAAGACGCTGGTGGCGGCCATCGAGGAGCTGTCGCACGCCATGCTCAAGATCACCGGCTACGTCATGAAGCTCGCGCCGCTCGCGGTGCTGGCCGCCATGGCCGCCACGGTGGCGGTGAACGGGCTGGGCATCCTGCTGAAGTTCGCGGTGTTCATGGGCGACTTCTACCTGGGCCTGTTCGTGCTGTGGGGCGTGCTGACGCTGGCGGGCTTCCTGTTCCTGGGCCCTCGGGTGTTCAAGCTGCTGGTGCTCATCAAGGAAGCCTTCCTGCTGTCCTTTGCCACCGCGAGCTCCGAGGCGGCCTATCCGAAGATCCTGCAGGCGCTCGACCGCTTCGGCGTCAAGCGCAAGATCTCCAGCTTCGTGATGCCGATGGGCTATTCGTTCAACCTCGACGGCTCGATGATGTACTGCACCTTCGCCGTGCTGTTCATCGCCCAGGCCTACGACATCCACATGCCGATCAGCACGCAGGTCACGATGCTGCTGATCCTGATGCTCACCTCCAAGGGCATGGCGGGCGTGCCGCGCGCCTCGCTGGTGGTGATTGCCGCCACCCTGAACCATTTCGACATTCCAGAGGCCGGCCTGCTGCTGATCCTGGGCGTGGACACCTTCCTCGACATGGGCCGCTCCGCCACCAATGCGGTGGGCAATTCCATCGCCACGGCCGTGGTCGCCAAGTGGGAAGGCGAACTGCTCTCCGAGAGCGACGCCGAGATCAACGCCAAGGCGCTCGACGAGGAAGCCAGCGCCACCCTCGCCCACCCGACGCACGCATGA